Proteins encoded within one genomic window of Gloeobacter kilaueensis JS1:
- a CDS encoding tetratricopeptide repeat protein, whose translation MGHRRADLDDAFEILIKASGHNFVDLKERAAANQLVRELALDRDLIESIGSILRTQNLDCREYLATFYTTQGLYEKAEVLLQQLLETLPSSDPVAPRLYANLAALHNLRGQYERAAALLVQLLVPRPREWPAPLLAQVLLELAHTRQAQGLYGEAESLYSEILEILEDNSDAMPALGARV comes from the coding sequence GTGGGGCACAGGAGAGCGGATCTAGATGATGCCTTTGAAATCTTGATTAAAGCTTCAGGGCACAATTTTGTAGATCTCAAAGAGCGCGCCGCTGCCAATCAACTTGTCCGGGAACTCGCCCTCGATCGTGATCTGATCGAAAGTATCGGGTCGATTTTGCGTACCCAGAACCTGGATTGCCGCGAATATCTCGCGACTTTTTATACCACTCAGGGGCTGTACGAAAAAGCGGAGGTCTTACTCCAGCAGTTACTGGAAACTCTGCCCTCCTCGGATCCAGTTGCCCCCCGGCTTTACGCCAACCTGGCGGCGCTCCACAACCTGAGAGGGCAGTATGAGAGGGCTGCAGCCCTGCTTGTCCAGTTGCTCGTTCCCAGACCCAGAGAATGGCCTGCTCCGCTTCTGGCACAGGTGTTGCTAGAACTGGCCCACACTCGCCAGGCTCAGGGCCTCTATGGGGAAGCCGAAAGCCTGTACAGCGAAATTCTCGAGATCTTAGAGGATAACTCTGACGCAATGCCTGCCTTAGGTGCAAGGGTATAG
- a CDS encoding tetratricopeptide repeat protein, which translates to MLSEQGRYAESEDFLQRAAYLGEASTTSPGSNIEYAMALGELAVLRQRQENFDAAGKHLTDALEYQQTILGPEHPSTLATLSNLITLQLEAGETSAAIQNFEAVLRAKERLLGPDHPDVALLVNNLGEAYLQQGELNTSENLLMRALDITVRQLGPEHPRVGIVLNNLAQIWQLKGNRGEALSLLERAVSILEYALGPEHPEVKRVLDNLAHIQQDVIQSKDTGADRARAPRPEANTPGSTDT; encoded by the coding sequence TTGTTATCCGAACAAGGCAGGTATGCCGAATCGGAGGATTTTCTGCAGCGTGCAGCCTATCTCGGTGAGGCTTCAACTACTTCTCCAGGATCAAATATCGAATACGCAATGGCACTTGGAGAACTCGCTGTGCTCCGCCAGCGGCAAGAGAACTTCGACGCAGCAGGAAAGCACCTCACAGATGCTCTTGAATACCAGCAAACAATATTGGGCCCAGAACATCCCAGTACCCTTGCCACACTCAGTAATCTGATCACTTTGCAGCTAGAGGCTGGGGAGACTTCTGCTGCTATTCAGAACTTTGAAGCGGTATTGAGAGCCAAAGAACGCCTTTTGGGGCCAGATCACCCAGATGTTGCCCTTTTGGTCAATAACCTGGGCGAGGCGTATTTGCAGCAGGGTGAACTGAACACTTCTGAAAATCTGCTTATGCGGGCTCTCGATATTACTGTTCGCCAGCTCGGCCCTGAACATCCGCGCGTGGGCATCGTATTGAACAACCTCGCCCAGATTTGGCAACTCAAGGGTAATAGAGGCGAAGCACTCTCGCTATTGGAACGCGCAGTAAGCATCCTCGAATATGCTCTTGGGCCTGAGCATCCCGAGGTGAAGCGTGTCCTGGACAACCTTGCCCATATTCAACAGGATGTGATCCAAAGCAAAGACACGGGTGCAGATCGAGCTCGAGCGCCGAGGCCAGAAGCAAATACGCCCGGCAGCACTGACACCTGA
- a CDS encoding VOC family protein — protein MSDKGLTHVALAVSNLDASIAFYGRYAQMQVVHRRKDPVNGTPVAWITDQTRPFVIVLIEQPPVKHPLLPPSHLGVACGSREEVRHLCDQAREEGCLKAGPDDYGPPVGYWAFLSDPDGHILELSHGQEVAYTVEQSQTASHS, from the coding sequence ATGAGCGACAAAGGTTTAACCCACGTGGCGCTGGCGGTGAGCAATCTCGATGCCAGCATCGCCTTTTATGGACGCTACGCCCAGATGCAGGTGGTGCATCGCCGCAAAGATCCGGTAAATGGCACTCCAGTGGCCTGGATTACCGATCAGACCCGGCCTTTTGTGATCGTGCTGATCGAACAGCCACCGGTCAAACATCCGCTGTTGCCCCCTTCACACCTGGGGGTGGCCTGCGGTAGCCGCGAGGAAGTCAGACACCTCTGCGATCAGGCCCGCGAGGAAGGCTGTCTGAAGGCCGGGCCCGACGATTATGGACCACCGGTGGGCTACTGGGCCTTTCTAAGCGACCCGGACGGGCACATCCTCGAACTCAGCCACGGCCAGGAGGTGGCTTACACCGTCGAGCAGTCCCAGACGGCCAGCCACTCGTAA
- a CDS encoding transposase codes for MSKTRRSFNPEFKLQIVREVEAGSTVAQVARFHALHPNLVTHWCTQYRNNPQ; via the coding sequence ATGTCCAAAACCCGTCGTTCTTTCAATCCTGAGTTCAAACTACAGATTGTTCGAGAAGTAGAGGCTGGTAGCACTGTCGCCCAGGTCGCCAGATTCCACGCTCTCCATCCCAATCTTGTTACCCATTGGTGCACGCAATACCGCAACAATCCCCAATAG
- a CDS encoding acyltransferase family protein — translation MAGAVRRYELDWLKVIVTLLVLCFHTARVFDSEDWNIKNDPLLERRAPIEALIKAGKHQEPPLIAPERVRAFLASRPFERTDQEAFARITTSTDQIVRLAGELQTGVVYQYSALAVLRAVRDLAGPAGGRLLALVPSGRHWAQQMERGTGIAAMDLESFLALPQTRLPRHVFLIVDYAAFAGGEQLEALLERVRATDSRALLVGQPVFLGADLLVSFLNQWFMPLFFLIAGSGSWFALGRRSGRQYIVERTGRLFVPFLFGTLVIVPPQAYCQWLTAATEPVAYLQFYPRFLGLTFFRGAPEWGHLWFVIYLFVFSLVALPLFLWLRRPAGQRLLERLGSWCEKPAVILLAGVPVAVVEAALRGRWGFGHYNLIDDWSDVCYYLLFFVYGYLLAADERFGRAIDRLWPLALGLAGILMVGMFSLSYLDLAPDRGYSPAYLTVISLHGLRAWLWLVGILGLARRALNFENPFLRYAGEAAYPFYILHQTVIIVVGFFVVRWSLTAPLKFGAIALASLILTLALYELGVRRLALTRLLFGLKRHRPRLSQAQTASATLK, via the coding sequence ATGGCAGGTGCTGTCCGCCGCTACGAACTCGACTGGCTGAAGGTCATCGTTACCCTGCTGGTGCTCTGCTTTCACACCGCCCGCGTCTTCGACAGCGAAGATTGGAACATCAAAAACGACCCGCTCTTAGAGCGCCGCGCTCCTATCGAGGCGCTGATAAAGGCGGGCAAGCACCAGGAGCCGCCTTTGATTGCCCCCGAGCGGGTGCGAGCCTTCCTCGCCTCCCGGCCCTTCGAGCGGACGGACCAGGAGGCTTTTGCGCGGATCACCACCAGCACCGATCAGATTGTCCGCCTCGCAGGCGAACTGCAGACGGGCGTCGTCTACCAGTACTCGGCCCTTGCCGTGCTGCGCGCCGTGCGCGATCTGGCCGGTCCTGCCGGTGGACGGCTTTTGGCACTGGTACCGTCGGGCCGTCACTGGGCGCAGCAGATGGAGCGGGGTACGGGGATCGCTGCTATGGATCTCGAAAGCTTCCTGGCGCTGCCCCAGACCCGCCTGCCGCGCCACGTCTTTTTGATCGTCGATTATGCGGCGTTCGCGGGCGGCGAACAGCTCGAAGCATTGTTAGAGCGCGTTCGAGCTACCGACAGTCGGGCGCTGCTGGTCGGGCAGCCGGTGTTTCTGGGGGCGGATCTGCTGGTTTCTTTTCTCAACCAGTGGTTCATGCCGCTGTTTTTTTTGATCGCCGGGAGCGGTAGCTGGTTTGCGCTGGGGCGGCGCTCGGGCAGGCAGTACATCGTCGAGCGCACTGGGCGGCTCTTTGTGCCTTTTTTATTCGGGACTCTCGTCATCGTTCCACCCCAGGCGTACTGCCAGTGGCTCACTGCTGCCACCGAGCCGGTAGCTTACCTGCAGTTTTATCCCCGGTTTTTAGGGCTGACGTTTTTTAGGGGAGCGCCGGAGTGGGGGCATCTCTGGTTTGTGATCTATCTATTTGTCTTCTCGCTGGTGGCGCTGCCGCTGTTTCTCTGGCTGCGCCGCCCGGCGGGGCAAAGGCTGCTGGAGCGGCTGGGTAGCTGGTGCGAAAAACCAGCGGTGATTTTGCTGGCAGGGGTGCCGGTGGCCGTAGTGGAAGCAGCACTGCGGGGCCGCTGGGGCTTTGGCCACTACAACTTGATCGATGACTGGTCGGATGTCTGCTACTACCTGCTCTTTTTTGTCTACGGCTACTTGCTGGCGGCGGACGAGCGCTTTGGCCGGGCGATCGACAGACTCTGGCCACTCGCGCTTGGGCTGGCCGGTATTCTCATGGTCGGGATGTTCAGCCTGAGCTATCTGGATCTGGCTCCCGATCGCGGCTATTCCCCGGCCTACCTGACAGTGATCTCGCTGCACGGCCTGCGCGCCTGGCTGTGGTTGGTGGGCATCCTCGGCCTGGCGCGGCGCGCCCTCAACTTCGAGAATCCCTTTTTGCGCTACGCCGGCGAAGCGGCCTACCCGTTCTACATCCTGCACCAGACCGTGATCATCGTCGTCGGCTTTTTTGTCGTGCGCTGGAGCCTCACAGCACCGCTCAAATTTGGAGCGATTGCCCTGGCCTCGCTGATCCTCACCCTCGCCCTCTACGAACTGGGGGTGCGCCGCCTGGCCCTCACCCGCCTGCTTTTTGGCCTCAAGAGACACCGCCCCAGGCTGTCCCAGGCACAAACCGCTTCTGCCACCCTCAAATAG
- the cdaA gene encoding diadenylate cyclase CdaA produces the protein MNSPLEQLTGELALRPLIISILDWAAVGLLLYLAFQLVRQTRTVWLIRGFLILSGAFFLSNLLGLTTLNFILDKILIGVAVAIPVIFQPELRRFLEQLGRGEIFSLLRPDRSPDFEQTALDQLLEAVRDLSEERIGALIVLEKSPIDERLLQDPGDTMDAVLSKSLLLTIFYPKTRLHDGAVLIRNWRVEAASVILPMSTQIPARQLGTRHRAAMGITEQTDALCVVVSEETGSISLAERGKLQRPLSVEQLAETLHRRYRRAETTSVFQIPALGDWTRKFFPASSSQSGNSE, from the coding sequence ATGAACAGCCCTCTGGAACAACTGACAGGCGAACTGGCGCTGCGGCCACTCATCATCTCGATTCTCGATTGGGCCGCAGTTGGCCTGCTGCTGTATCTTGCCTTTCAGCTGGTCCGCCAGACGCGCACCGTCTGGCTCATCCGGGGGTTTTTGATCCTCTCGGGCGCTTTTTTCTTGAGCAACCTCCTGGGTCTGACCACCCTCAACTTCATCCTCGACAAGATCTTGATCGGGGTGGCGGTGGCGATTCCGGTGATCTTTCAGCCCGAGCTGAGGCGCTTTCTTGAACAGTTGGGCCGGGGGGAAATCTTTTCGCTGCTCAGGCCCGATCGCTCCCCCGATTTTGAGCAGACCGCCCTCGATCAGCTCCTTGAGGCGGTGCGCGACCTCTCCGAAGAGCGCATCGGCGCTTTGATCGTGCTTGAGAAAAGTCCGATCGATGAGCGCCTGCTGCAGGATCCGGGCGATACGATGGACGCGGTGCTCTCCAAGAGTCTGCTCTTGACAATCTTTTATCCTAAGACGCGCCTGCACGACGGGGCGGTACTCATCCGCAACTGGCGCGTCGAGGCGGCGAGCGTAATTTTGCCGATGTCTACCCAGATCCCGGCGCGGCAGTTGGGCACCCGCCACCGCGCCGCCATGGGGATCACCGAGCAGACCGACGCGCTGTGCGTCGTCGTCTCCGAAGAGACCGGTTCGATCTCGCTGGCCGAGCGCGGCAAGTTGCAGCGCCCCCTCTCCGTCGAGCAACTGGCCGAGACTCTCCATCGCCGCTACCGCCGTGCGGAGACGACCTCTGTGTTCCAGATTCCAGCGCTCGGCGACTGGACTCGCAAGTTCTTTCCTGCCTCCTCCAGCCAATCGGGCAACAGCGAATAA
- the lysA gene encoding diaminopimelate decarboxylase — translation MVAARSPNQSLTPLSALIDGQGHLVVGGCDVVELARRFGTPLYIVDELTLREGCRQYVEALERYYPGPSQVLYASKAWSNLAICALVHLCGLGIDAVSEGELQTALLAGVPGQQIYLHGNNKSEAEIRRAATVRATVVADNWLDLQTLQAAASDEPVRVMVRVTPGIDIHTHDYIRTGHVDSKFGFNLEDLGDVLAFLAATPQLVAVGLHAHIGSQSFELAPHADVAKLLLEWFAKAAALGLADFNELNVGGGLGIRYIEADDPPSIEQWVQTICEAVVQACEAQRLPLPKLLCEPGRSLVGPACITAYTVGSTKTVPGVRTYIAIDGGMSDNPRPITYGARYSAALANRMNDERSATVTVAGKHCESGDVLLRDVDLPPPEKGDCLVIFGTGAYNCSMASNYNRLGRPAAVVVGGGDSSLILRREDLDDLLRCDCLPLRLRT, via the coding sequence ATGGTTGCCGCTCGTTCTCCGAATCAATCTCTTACACCGCTGAGTGCCCTGATCGATGGGCAGGGCCACCTGGTGGTAGGCGGCTGCGACGTCGTCGAACTTGCCCGGCGCTTCGGCACACCGCTTTATATCGTCGATGAGCTGACGCTGCGGGAGGGCTGCCGCCAGTACGTCGAGGCGCTGGAGCGCTACTATCCGGGCCCCTCCCAGGTGCTCTACGCCAGCAAAGCCTGGAGCAACCTCGCCATCTGCGCGCTGGTGCATCTGTGCGGCCTGGGCATCGATGCGGTCTCCGAAGGAGAATTGCAGACGGCGCTGCTGGCCGGTGTGCCTGGCCAGCAGATCTACCTGCACGGCAACAACAAGTCCGAAGCCGAAATTCGCCGGGCAGCTACGGTGCGCGCAACCGTCGTGGCCGACAACTGGCTCGACCTCCAGACCCTCCAGGCGGCTGCCTCCGATGAACCGGTGCGGGTGATGGTGCGCGTCACCCCCGGCATCGACATTCATACGCACGATTACATTCGTACCGGCCACGTCGATAGCAAGTTTGGCTTTAACCTCGAAGATCTAGGCGACGTCCTCGCCTTTTTAGCGGCCACCCCGCAACTGGTTGCGGTCGGCCTGCACGCCCACATCGGTTCTCAGAGCTTCGAGCTGGCTCCCCACGCCGATGTGGCAAAGCTGCTCTTGGAGTGGTTTGCCAAGGCCGCTGCCCTGGGACTGGCCGACTTTAACGAGCTGAACGTCGGGGGTGGCCTGGGGATTCGCTACATCGAAGCTGACGACCCGCCGTCCATCGAGCAGTGGGTGCAGACCATCTGTGAGGCGGTCGTACAGGCGTGTGAGGCGCAGCGGTTGCCTTTACCCAAATTGTTGTGCGAGCCGGGCCGTTCCCTCGTGGGCCCCGCCTGCATCACCGCCTACACCGTCGGCTCGACCAAGACCGTGCCGGGGGTGCGCACCTACATTGCCATCGACGGCGGCATGTCCGACAATCCCCGGCCCATTACCTACGGAGCCCGCTACTCCGCTGCGCTGGCCAACCGCATGAACGACGAGCGCAGCGCGACGGTGACCGTAGCTGGCAAGCACTGCGAGTCCGGCGATGTGCTCCTGCGGGATGTGGATCTGCCTCCACCCGAAAAGGGAGATTGCCTGGTGATCTTCGGCACCGGTGCTTACAACTGTAGTATGGCCTCGAACTACAATCGCCTTGGCCGTCCGGCGGCGGTGGTGGTAGGCGGGGGCGATTCCAGCTTGATCCTCAGGCGCGAAGACCTTGACGACCTGTTGCGCTGCGACTGTCTACCGCTACGACTGAGAACATGA
- a CDS encoding IS3 family transposase, giving the protein MRRKAFVRTTDSEHGLPVYPNLAKDMVLTGLNQLWISDITYIRLLEEFVYLAVILDRYSRRVIGWALSRNIDGELTLSALRMALEKRSVAEGLVHHSDRGVQYAAKAYVELLQASRITISMSRRANPYDNAFVESFMKTLKYEEVLLNEYTSYREVKENIARFIEEVYNQKRLHSSLGYLPPVEFEASIARETSLTSQPT; this is encoded by the coding sequence GTGCGTCGCAAGGCTTTTGTTCGTACAACAGATTCAGAACACGGGCTTCCAGTGTATCCGAATTTGGCTAAGGACATGGTGTTGACGGGTTTGAATCAGTTGTGGATATCCGACATAACGTACATTCGTCTTTTGGAGGAGTTTGTGTACTTGGCGGTAATTCTTGACCGCTATAGTCGGCGCGTGATTGGTTGGGCCTTGAGTCGAAATATTGATGGGGAGCTGACGCTCTCTGCTTTACGGATGGCCCTTGAGAAGCGAAGTGTAGCGGAAGGGTTGGTGCATCATTCTGACCGGGGGGTCCAGTATGCAGCCAAAGCGTATGTGGAATTGCTTCAGGCAAGTAGAATTACCATCAGTATGAGCCGTCGAGCGAATCCCTATGATAATGCCTTCGTCGAGTCATTCATGAAGACGTTGAAGTATGAGGAGGTGCTACTGAACGAGTACACAAGCTATCGGGAGGTCAAAGAGAATATTGCTCGATTTATCGAGGAGGTTTATAATCAGAAGCGATTGCACTCATCGCTTGGGTACTTGCCGCCTGTAGAGTTCGAGGCAAGCATTGCTCGTGAGACAAGTCTGACAAGCCAACCCACTTAA
- a CDS encoding PadR family transcriptional regulator — translation MADALPDPSSYLPLTAAMFHILLALSEGERHGYAIMRSVEQRSAGKIRLGSGTLYPSIKRMLADGWIEEVGSRYDPDLGGEQRRYYRLTSLGRQVARAEAERLMDLVDAARERQILPAEGTDSLGSLFGN, via the coding sequence ATGGCCGACGCGCTTCCGGATCCCAGCAGTTATTTGCCGCTCACCGCTGCGATGTTTCACATTTTGCTTGCCCTGAGCGAAGGGGAGCGCCACGGCTACGCGATCATGCGCTCGGTCGAGCAGCGCAGCGCCGGTAAGATCCGTCTGGGTTCCGGTACGCTCTATCCTTCGATCAAGCGGATGCTCGCCGACGGCTGGATCGAGGAGGTCGGTTCGCGCTACGACCCGGACCTGGGAGGCGAGCAGCGCCGCTACTACCGGCTCACGTCCCTGGGGCGGCAGGTGGCACGGGCGGAGGCGGAGCGGCTTATGGATTTAGTCGATGCGGCCCGCGAGCGCCAGATCTTGCCTGCAGAGGGGACAGATAGCCTTGGCTCCTTGTTTGGCAACTGA
- a CDS encoding isoprenyl transferase, whose translation MTTPHTLLRSLPADLDPNRLPHHVAAIMDGNGRWAAQRHLPRVKGHQAGVDALKELLRCCKDWGIGALTVFAFSTENWGRPRYEVEFLMTLFEKVLHRELSELVEEGVRIRFVGALYLLPEALQQIIREAMAVTATNTGVQFTVGTNYGAREEIVQACRRLVEQARLGQLQPEEVDEKLIAQHLYTHELPDPDLLIRTSGESRLSNFLLWQMAYTEIYVADLMWPDFDRPAFHAALKSYQGRQRRFGKV comes from the coding sequence ATGACCACGCCGCATACGCTCCTGCGCAGCCTGCCCGCCGATCTTGACCCCAACCGCCTTCCGCACCACGTCGCTGCGATCATGGACGGCAATGGCCGTTGGGCAGCCCAGCGCCACCTGCCCAGAGTCAAAGGCCACCAGGCGGGGGTCGATGCCCTCAAAGAATTGCTGCGCTGCTGCAAGGACTGGGGGATCGGAGCCCTCACGGTATTTGCTTTCTCGACCGAAAACTGGGGCCGTCCCCGCTACGAGGTCGAATTTTTGATGACCCTGTTCGAGAAGGTGCTGCACCGCGAACTGTCCGAGCTGGTCGAGGAGGGGGTGCGCATTCGCTTTGTCGGGGCCCTCTACCTGCTACCCGAAGCGCTGCAGCAGATCATCCGCGAAGCGATGGCAGTGACAGCGACCAACACGGGCGTCCAGTTTACCGTCGGCACCAACTACGGAGCGCGCGAGGAGATCGTCCAGGCGTGCCGTAGGCTCGTCGAGCAGGCCCGCCTCGGCCAGTTGCAGCCCGAAGAAGTAGACGAAAAGCTCATCGCCCAGCACCTCTACACCCACGAGCTGCCCGACCCGGACCTGCTCATCCGGACCAGCGGCGAGTCGCGCCTGAGCAACTTTTTGCTCTGGCAGATGGCCTACACCGAGATCTACGTCGCCGACTTGATGTGGCCCGACTTCGATCGACCCGCCTTTCACGCTGCCCTCAAGTCCTACCAGGGCCGCCAGCGCCGCTTCGGCAAAGTCTAA
- a CDS encoding esterase/lipase family protein, whose protein sequence is MSELIPILGTRAPDRRGDVVFIHGLNGDPRATWQPEEQPDRFWPNWLGEDIASIGVWSLGYSVSSFGWKGSTMPLADRAVNALVLLETNSIGTEKPVVFIAHSLGGLLVKEMLRKATYGSVPEGEALAEHTRGVVFLSTPHSGSNLANFVSYLKFLLPTVSISELNTQEPRLRELNSWYRNNVQKLSIKTQVYCERKPTPAGRNWLGQLVSTIVVDASSADPGLAGVTAVPMDDDHITISRPERGGMLYKRIRGFVEEQFDQPLPSTQNAAASRRDEPPTSSEGDVAIGGNVVGGVIVTGDGNVIHMGEAPPDQQGHPGRDVLPDLQTLVNTLNRLLPVQLSQLFLILQVPPEIMPGTGALHGERVIALIQWSQSSTGAGLARIQEELDKILRSQ, encoded by the coding sequence ATGAGCGAACTCATTCCTATCCTCGGTACTCGCGCTCCCGACCGTCGCGGCGATGTCGTCTTCATCCATGGGCTGAACGGTGATCCCCGCGCTACCTGGCAGCCAGAGGAGCAACCCGACCGCTTCTGGCCCAACTGGCTCGGTGAGGACATCGCCAGTATCGGAGTCTGGTCTTTGGGCTACTCGGTAAGTTCCTTCGGTTGGAAGGGAAGCACCATGCCTCTGGCCGATCGCGCTGTCAATGCTCTGGTGCTGCTGGAGACAAATAGCATAGGCACTGAGAAGCCGGTAGTCTTCATTGCCCACTCACTGGGCGGACTGCTAGTCAAAGAGATGCTTAGAAAAGCTACCTATGGTAGTGTCCCGGAGGGTGAAGCCTTAGCAGAGCACACGCGGGGAGTGGTCTTTCTATCTACGCCCCATTCAGGCTCTAACCTGGCGAATTTTGTGAGCTACCTGAAATTTCTACTGCCGACGGTGAGTATCAGTGAATTGAATACGCAGGAACCGCGCTTGCGGGAACTCAACAGCTGGTACCGCAATAACGTCCAGAAGCTAAGCATCAAGACACAGGTGTACTGCGAACGCAAACCTACTCCAGCCGGGAGAAACTGGCTTGGCCAACTTGTGAGCACGATAGTAGTAGATGCGAGTAGTGCCGATCCCGGCTTGGCAGGAGTGACGGCGGTGCCGATGGATGACGACCACATCACCATCAGCCGTCCAGAACGCGGTGGGATGCTCTATAAGCGCATCCGGGGCTTTGTCGAGGAGCAATTCGACCAGCCATTACCTTCCACCCAGAATGCCGCAGCTTCCAGAAGAGACGAGCCTCCTACTAGCAGCGAGGGGGACGTGGCGATTGGAGGCAACGTGGTAGGCGGGGTAATCGTTACTGGCGATGGCAATGTAATTCATATGGGAGAAGCACCGCCGGATCAGCAGGGACATCCAGGAAGGGATGTCCTACCGGACCTGCAGACACTGGTCAACACACTCAACCGCCTGCTGCCTGTGCAGCTTAGCCAGTTGTTCCTGATCCTGCAGGTGCCTCCTGAAATAATGCCTGGCACCGGTGCTCTCCACGGCGAGCGCGTCATTGCCCTGATCCAGTGGTCGCAGAGTTCGACAGGAGCTGGATTGGCTCGAATTCAAGAAGAGCTAGATAAGATTCTCCGTTCCCAATAA